Proteins from a genomic interval of Amycolatopsis sp. cg13:
- a CDS encoding ROK family transcriptional regulator — protein MAETGVNLRGLRRHNRALLLGHILRAGGLSRVELAQRSGLTQQAVSKIVSDLLPEGLLDVERAPAAGVGKPRTMLRLRAEARCALGAQLDRDSYLVLRTGLTGEVEDIVEGPLPIGFSPEAAVTAIADGAGKLLADLDPARVLGLGVGAVGPLDHHAGRVRDATNMPGWHDVPLRDLLAERTGLPVTLDKNTNSAAFAHAWPEETSAATAVVLVGTGIGVGLLIDGRVYRGPRTNAGEFGHTTIAYAGPRCACGRRGCVEVMHRAAGTPHDAARLLGIGLADLVQVLDLERIVLFGRTIRGAPEVYRETVSQQLRDLLPVPYWQRIDVEVSDLDEEAVALGAAFEVLAGFYEDPK, from the coding sequence ATGGCGGAAACCGGCGTCAACCTGCGCGGGCTGCGACGCCACAACCGCGCGCTGCTGCTCGGGCACATCCTGCGCGCGGGCGGGCTGAGCCGGGTCGAGCTGGCGCAGCGGTCCGGGCTGACCCAGCAGGCCGTGTCGAAAATCGTGTCCGATCTGCTGCCGGAAGGGCTGCTGGACGTCGAGCGCGCACCCGCGGCCGGCGTCGGCAAACCGCGCACGATGCTGCGGCTGCGCGCGGAAGCCCGCTGCGCCCTCGGCGCGCAGCTCGACCGGGACAGCTACCTCGTGCTGCGCACCGGCCTGACCGGCGAGGTCGAGGACATCGTGGAAGGCCCGCTGCCGATCGGGTTCAGCCCGGAGGCCGCGGTGACCGCGATCGCCGACGGCGCGGGCAAACTGCTCGCCGACCTCGATCCGGCGCGCGTGCTCGGGCTCGGCGTCGGCGCGGTGGGACCGCTCGACCACCACGCGGGCCGCGTCCGCGACGCCACGAACATGCCCGGCTGGCACGACGTCCCGCTGCGCGATCTGCTCGCCGAACGCACCGGGCTTCCGGTCACGCTGGACAAAAACACCAACTCCGCCGCCTTCGCGCACGCCTGGCCGGAGGAAACCTCGGCGGCGACGGCGGTGGTGCTCGTCGGCACTGGAATCGGCGTCGGACTGCTGATCGACGGACGCGTTTACCGAGGCCCGCGCACCAACGCGGGTGAGTTCGGCCACACCACCATCGCGTACGCCGGACCGCGCTGCGCCTGCGGCCGCCGAGGCTGCGTCGAGGTCATGCACCGCGCCGCGGGCACCCCGCACGACGCCGCCCGGCTCCTCGGCATCGGGCTCGCCGACCTGGTGCAGGTGCTCGATCTCGAGCGGATCGTCCTGTTCGGACGGACGATCCGCGGCGCGCCCGAGGTCTACCGCGAAACCGTCTCGCAGCAGCTGCGGGACCTGCTGCCGGTGCCGTACTGGCAGCGCATCGACGTCGAAGTGAGCGATCTCGACGAGGAGGCAGTGGCCCTCGGCGCCGCATTCGAGGTGCTTGCCGGTTTTTACGAGGATCCGAAATGA
- a CDS encoding Gfo/Idh/MocA family oxidoreductase has product MADDARVGILGYGIGGRIFHAPLVAATPGLVPAVLVTANPDRAAQARAEHPGAEVVPDADALFARAGDLDLIVVTTPNRTHVPLALRAIEAGIPVVVDKPFAPTAAQAQQVVDAAKAKGVGLTVFQNRRWDSDFRTVGKVLGSGRLGEVFRFESRYDRWVPKIKDNWREFGDPAEAGGLLYDLGAHIVDQALQLFGPVTQVYAEVDRRRPGVQVDDDVFVALHHANGVRSHLWSSALAGTRNPRFRVLGDQATFTKYGLDVQEPQIKAGLRPGDDGWGVEPESDAGRLGVNDETELVPTETGCYEAFYAQVRDALRGEADFPVDPASAVEALRVIEAAHRSGAEGRVITLGG; this is encoded by the coding sequence ATGGCTGATGACGCGCGGGTCGGCATCCTCGGGTACGGGATCGGCGGCCGGATCTTCCACGCGCCGCTGGTCGCGGCGACGCCGGGCCTGGTCCCGGCCGTGCTGGTGACCGCGAACCCGGACCGGGCCGCGCAGGCGCGCGCCGAGCATCCCGGCGCCGAGGTGGTCCCGGACGCGGACGCGCTTTTCGCCCGCGCGGGTGATCTCGACCTGATCGTGGTGACCACGCCGAACCGCACGCACGTGCCGCTCGCCCTCCGCGCGATCGAGGCCGGGATTCCGGTGGTCGTGGACAAGCCGTTCGCGCCGACCGCGGCGCAGGCGCAGCAGGTCGTCGACGCGGCGAAGGCCAAGGGCGTCGGCCTCACGGTGTTCCAGAACCGCCGCTGGGATTCGGATTTCCGCACCGTCGGCAAGGTGCTCGGTTCCGGTCGCCTCGGCGAGGTCTTCCGCTTCGAATCCCGCTACGACCGCTGGGTGCCGAAGATCAAGGACAACTGGCGCGAGTTCGGCGACCCGGCCGAAGCCGGCGGTCTGCTCTACGACCTCGGCGCGCACATCGTCGACCAGGCGCTGCAGCTGTTCGGCCCGGTCACCCAGGTCTACGCGGAGGTCGACCGCCGCCGCCCCGGCGTGCAGGTGGACGACGACGTGTTCGTGGCTCTGCACCACGCGAACGGCGTGCGGTCGCACCTGTGGTCGTCAGCGCTTGCGGGCACTCGCAACCCGCGGTTCCGCGTGCTCGGCGATCAGGCGACCTTCACCAAATACGGCCTCGACGTCCAGGAGCCGCAGATCAAAGCCGGTCTCCGCCCCGGCGACGACGGCTGGGGCGTGGAGCCGGAAAGCGACGCCGGCCGGCTCGGCGTGAACGACGAAACCGAACTGGTGCCGACCGAAACCGGTTGCTACGAAGCGTTTTACGCCCAGGTCCGGGACGCGCTGCGCGGCGAGGCGGACTTCCCGGTCGACCCGGCGAGCGCGGTCGAGGCGTTGCGCGTGATCGAAGCCGCGCACCGCTCGGGCGCCGAAGGCCGCGTGATCACGCTCGGCGGCTGA
- the rpsF gene encoding 30S ribosomal protein S6: MSRHYEVMVILDPTLDERTVAPTLDNFLNVIRTSGGSVEKVDVWGRRRLAYEIKKNAEGIYALLDLNSTSEAVKELDRQLSLQETVLRTKVMRREVKAAAKPAPAKA; the protein is encoded by the coding sequence ATGTCACGCCATTACGAGGTAATGGTCATCCTGGACCCGACGCTCGACGAGCGTACGGTCGCGCCCACGCTGGACAACTTCCTCAACGTGATCCGCACTTCGGGCGGAAGCGTCGAGAAGGTCGACGTGTGGGGCCGCCGTCGCTTGGCGTACGAGATCAAGAAGAACGCCGAGGGCATCTACGCGCTGCTGGACCTGAACTCGACGTCCGAGGCCGTCAAGGAACTGGACCGCCAGCTGTCGCTGCAGGAAACCGTGCTGCGCACCAAGGTCATGCGCCGCGAGGTCAAGGCCGCGGCCAAGCCCGCGCCCGCCAAGGCCTGA
- a CDS encoding single-stranded DNA-binding protein — MAGDTVITVVGNLTSDPELRFTPSGAAVANFTVASTPRTLDRQSGEWKDGEALFLRCNIWRQAAENVAESLTRGARVVVQGRLKQRSFETKEGEKRTVVELEVDEIGPSLRYATAKVNKVSRGGGGGGDFGGGGGGGFNGGGGNRGGGNSAPADDPWGSAPPAGGGGGGFSDEPPF; from the coding sequence GTGGCTGGAGACACCGTCATCACCGTGGTCGGGAACCTGACGTCCGACCCGGAGCTGCGCTTCACCCCGTCCGGTGCGGCGGTCGCGAACTTCACCGTCGCGTCCACCCCGCGCACCCTCGACCGCCAGAGCGGCGAGTGGAAGGACGGCGAGGCGCTGTTCCTGCGCTGCAACATCTGGCGGCAGGCGGCGGAAAACGTCGCCGAGTCGCTCACGCGGGGCGCCCGCGTGGTGGTGCAGGGGCGGCTGAAGCAGCGGTCTTTCGAGACCAAGGAAGGCGAGAAGCGCACCGTCGTCGAGCTCGAGGTCGACGAGATCGGCCCCTCGCTGCGCTACGCGACGGCGAAGGTCAACAAGGTCAGCCGCGGTGGCGGCGGCGGTGGTGACTTCGGCGGCGGCGGAGGCGGCGGCTTCAACGGCGGCGGCGGAAATCGCGGCGGCGGCAACAGCGCGCCCGCCGACGACCCGTGGGGCTCGGCCCCGCCCGCGGGCGGTGGCGGCGGAGGCTTCTCCGACGAACCCCCGTTCTGA
- a CDS encoding deoxyribonuclease IV, translating to MQIGAHVRDDDPLAAVAEREADVVQFFLSDPQGWKAPKPHPHGEEIKASPVEVFIHAPYLINVASKNNRIRIPSRKNVTQHADGAAAIGAKGLIVHGGHVGAGDDVEEGLVNWRKLFEREAEKGGFAVPILIENTAGGDNAMTRELDVIARLWDKVGEFGAGFCLDTCHAYAAGWDLATAAEKVKAITGRIDLVHCNNSRDEHGSNRDRHASVVDGDGTIEPELLAEVVRQAGAPVVVETPGEGQAADIAYLRKQLA from the coding sequence ATGCAGATTGGCGCCCATGTCCGCGACGACGATCCGCTGGCCGCCGTCGCCGAGCGAGAAGCCGACGTCGTCCAGTTCTTCCTCTCCGACCCGCAGGGGTGGAAGGCACCGAAACCGCATCCGCACGGCGAGGAGATCAAGGCCTCCCCGGTCGAGGTGTTCATCCACGCGCCGTACCTGATCAACGTCGCGTCCAAGAACAACCGGATCCGCATCCCGTCCCGCAAGAACGTCACGCAGCACGCCGACGGGGCCGCCGCGATCGGCGCGAAGGGCCTGATCGTGCACGGCGGGCACGTCGGCGCGGGCGACGACGTCGAGGAGGGCTTGGTCAACTGGCGCAAGCTTTTCGAGCGCGAGGCGGAAAAGGGCGGCTTCGCGGTGCCGATCCTGATCGAGAACACCGCGGGCGGCGACAACGCGATGACCCGCGAGCTCGACGTGATCGCCCGGCTGTGGGACAAGGTCGGCGAGTTCGGCGCGGGCTTCTGCCTCGACACCTGCCACGCCTACGCGGCGGGCTGGGATCTCGCGACCGCGGCGGAGAAGGTCAAGGCCATCACCGGCCGGATCGACCTGGTGCACTGCAACAACTCCCGCGACGAGCACGGTTCCAACCGCGACCGGCACGCGTCGGTGGTCGACGGCGACGGCACGATCGAACCGGAGCTGCTCGCCGAGGTCGTGCGCCAGGCGGGCGCGCCGGTGGTCGTCGAGACGCCGGGCGAGGGCCAGGCCGCCGACATCGCGTACCTGCGCAAACAACTCGCTTGA
- a CDS encoding glycosyltransferase family 87 protein yields the protein MSRVSDPADEPDSAPRTLTPAERIAPSRHDPLVAAATRPVGGPIGTHAAVGRQWFWSPQRVGLAMAVLALVVCWFGKASCIQQYSDSNGVHQLDWRSGRPFVAMCYSDIVPLYSSEKLDDAKTFPYVTSWQEDSQTAENQTRYMEYPVVTGLFQWINAKLAAGWTSVANAGWLPGALPVAIYFNISAFWLALAWLVTVWATGRTTKRRPWDAVLVAISPLVLVHTFTNFDALATAATAAGILAWSRKRPEVAGVLFGLGVATKLYPLLLLGVLFLLCLRAGKLRAWSRTAAFTVLAWLVVNVPFIVAAPRGWWEFFRLNTLRPMDPDSLYNVVSYATGWAGFDGVLQKGQTPTVLNIVVAVLFVLCCAGIAYVALTAPRRPRFGQLAFLVVAAFLLTNKVWSPQYSLWLVPLAVLAIPRWRLLLGWMVIDAAVWAPRMFYYLGVDHKGLPAGWFLGGVVIRDLAVVGLCVLVLREIYRPRTDLVRLSGDDDPAGGVLERARDKVTFAAFRRSRTEQPVG from the coding sequence GTGTCCCGCGTCTCCGACCCCGCCGACGAGCCGGATTCGGCTCCCCGCACGCTCACCCCGGCGGAGCGAATCGCCCCCAGCCGGCACGACCCGCTGGTGGCTGCCGCGACGAGACCCGTCGGCGGTCCGATCGGCACGCACGCGGCGGTGGGCAGGCAGTGGTTCTGGTCGCCGCAGCGCGTCGGGCTCGCGATGGCCGTGCTCGCGCTCGTGGTGTGCTGGTTCGGCAAGGCGTCGTGCATTCAGCAGTACAGCGACTCCAACGGCGTGCACCAGCTCGACTGGCGCTCCGGCCGTCCGTTCGTCGCGATGTGCTACTCCGACATCGTCCCGCTCTACAGCTCGGAGAAGCTCGACGACGCGAAGACCTTCCCTTACGTCACGTCGTGGCAGGAGGATTCGCAGACCGCCGAGAACCAGACCCGGTACATGGAGTACCCGGTGGTCACCGGCCTGTTCCAGTGGATCAACGCGAAGCTCGCGGCGGGCTGGACCTCGGTCGCGAACGCGGGCTGGCTGCCCGGCGCGCTGCCGGTGGCGATCTACTTCAACATCTCCGCGTTCTGGCTCGCGCTCGCCTGGCTGGTCACCGTATGGGCCACCGGGCGGACGACGAAACGCAGGCCGTGGGACGCGGTGCTCGTCGCCATCTCGCCGCTGGTGCTGGTCCATACCTTTACCAACTTCGACGCGCTCGCCACCGCGGCCACCGCCGCCGGGATCCTGGCGTGGTCGCGAAAACGCCCGGAAGTCGCGGGAGTCCTGTTTGGACTCGGCGTCGCCACGAAGCTGTATCCGTTGTTACTGCTCGGCGTGCTGTTCCTGTTGTGCCTGCGCGCCGGGAAACTGCGCGCGTGGAGCCGGACCGCGGCGTTCACCGTGCTGGCCTGGCTGGTGGTGAACGTCCCGTTCATCGTGGCCGCGCCGCGCGGCTGGTGGGAGTTCTTCCGGCTCAACACCTTGCGCCCGATGGACCCGGATTCGCTCTACAACGTCGTCTCCTACGCCACCGGCTGGGCGGGCTTCGACGGCGTGCTCCAAAAAGGACAGACGCCGACCGTGCTGAACATCGTGGTCGCCGTGCTGTTCGTGCTCTGCTGCGCCGGAATCGCGTACGTCGCGCTCACCGCGCCGCGGCGGCCGCGGTTCGGGCAGCTGGCCTTCCTTGTCGTGGCGGCGTTCCTGCTGACGAACAAGGTGTGGAGCCCGCAATACTCGCTGTGGCTCGTCCCGCTGGCGGTGCTGGCGATCCCGCGCTGGCGGCTGCTGCTGGGCTGGATGGTCATCGACGCGGCGGTGTGGGCGCCGCGGATGTTCTATTACCTCGGCGTCGACCACAAAGGACTGCCGGCGGGCTGGTTCCTCGGCGGGGTGGTCATCCGCGACCTCGCCGTCGTCGGGCTGTGCGTGCTGGTGCTCCGCGAGATCTACCGTCCGCGCACCGACCTGGTCCGGCTTTCCGGCGACGACGACCCGGCGGGCGGCGTGCTGGAGCGAGCCCGCGACAAGGTCACCTTCGCCGCCTTCCGCCGCTCACGCACCGAGCAACCGGTCGGTTGA
- a CDS encoding DUF3558 domain-containing protein has protein sequence MSHRTVQLAAAAVAAFGLLTACGGGTGGTPQPSATAGSSAPSDSGGSGPKVPSPLPTKDLLADPCSVYNAAEAENLGVRYPGEKSSGVTGGCVWKSAAINTNYIDIGALPQNKNGISDIYAQKDKQAYFTPTSIDGYPAVFADTMDSRPSGSCSLWVGVTDQLAVSVIPNISIGDAKKDPCSLAKKAATAMIGHLKGAS, from the coding sequence ATGTCGCATCGCACAGTCCAGCTCGCCGCAGCTGCCGTTGCCGCATTCGGTCTGCTGACCGCATGCGGGGGCGGAACCGGCGGTACTCCGCAGCCTTCGGCGACCGCAGGGTCGAGCGCTCCGTCCGACAGCGGCGGCTCGGGGCCCAAGGTCCCCTCGCCGCTGCCCACCAAAGACCTGCTCGCGGACCCTTGCAGTGTGTACAACGCCGCGGAAGCCGAGAACCTCGGCGTCCGTTATCCGGGCGAGAAGAGCAGCGGTGTCACGGGCGGCTGCGTCTGGAAGTCGGCTGCGATCAACACGAACTACATCGACATCGGCGCGCTCCCGCAGAACAAGAACGGGATCAGCGACATCTACGCGCAGAAGGACAAGCAGGCTTACTTCACGCCCACCAGCATCGACGGCTACCCGGCGGTCTTCGCCGACACCATGGACAGCCGTCCGTCTGGCAGCTGCAGCCTTTGGGTCGGCGTCACCGACCAGCTCGCCGTCTCAGTCATCCCGAACATCAGCATCGGCGACGCCAAGAAGGACCCGTGCAGCCTTGCGAAGAAGGCCGCTACCGCGATGATCGGACATCTCAAGGGGGCATCGTGA
- the rpsR gene encoding 30S ribosomal protein S18: MAKPPIRKPKKKVCVFCKAEKKGRPETIDYKDTNLLRKYISDRGKIRARRVTGNCSQHQRDIAIAVKNSREMALLPYTSTAR; encoded by the coding sequence GTGGCCAAGCCACCCATTCGCAAGCCCAAGAAGAAGGTCTGCGTGTTCTGCAAGGCCGAGAAGAAGGGCCGCCCGGAGACGATCGACTACAAGGACACCAACCTGCTGCGGAAGTACATCTCCGACCGCGGCAAGATCCGTGCCCGTCGCGTCACCGGCAACTGCAGCCAGCACCAGCGCGACATCGCCATCGCGGTGAAGAACTCGCGCGAGATGGCTCTGCTGCCCTACACGTCCACCGCGCGCTGA
- the rplI gene encoding 50S ribosomal protein L9 — protein sequence MAKIILTTDVANLGGPGDIVEVKDGYARNYLLPRGYAIVASKGAEKNVRTIQRAQESRRIRDLDHAKEIKATLEALGAIQLTGKAAAGSKKLFGSITAGEIVDAIKAQGGPLLDKRVLDLRDHIKTVGKHSVNARLHPNVKVDLRLEVKATAAN from the coding sequence ATGGCGAAGATCATTCTCACCACGGACGTGGCGAACCTCGGCGGCCCCGGCGACATCGTCGAGGTCAAGGACGGATACGCCCGCAACTACCTGCTGCCGCGCGGCTACGCCATCGTGGCCAGCAAGGGCGCGGAGAAGAACGTGCGCACGATCCAGCGCGCACAGGAATCCCGCCGCATCCGCGACCTCGACCACGCCAAGGAGATCAAGGCGACGCTCGAGGCCCTCGGCGCGATCCAGCTGACCGGCAAGGCCGCGGCGGGCTCGAAGAAGCTGTTCGGCTCGATCACCGCCGGCGAAATCGTCGACGCGATCAAGGCCCAGGGCGGCCCGCTGCTCGACAAGCGCGTCCTGGACCTGCGCGACCACATCAAGACGGTCGGCAAGCACTCGGTCAACGCCCGCCTGCACCCGAACGTGAAGGTGGACCTCCGGCTCGAGGTCAAGGCCACGGCCGCGAACTGA